A region of the Robbsia betulipollinis genome:
CATCTTGCCTGGTGGATGTTGGCTGAGTTCGGGCTAGATGAAGCGCGGGATGCCCGCCCGTTACGTCCCCACTTATTTTCGTAAGCGGGGACGTATTTTTAGACGCGCGTTGACGCGGGCGTTGAACCCATCAGCGTCCACGGCAGCAGGTCATCGATCCGGTTGACCGGATGATCGGCGATGCGCGTGAGCACCTCGCGCAGATACGCCTCGGGGTCGAGGCCGTTAAGTTTAGCCGTGCCGATGAGGCTGTACATCGCCGCTGCCCGGTGGCCGCCG
Encoded here:
- a CDS encoding transposase domain-containing protein, whose translation is GGHRAAAMYSLIGTAKLNGLDPEAYLREVLTRIADHPVNRIDDLLPWTLMGSTPASTRV